A portion of the Homalodisca vitripennis isolate AUS2020 chromosome 2, UT_GWSS_2.1, whole genome shotgun sequence genome contains these proteins:
- the LOC124353554 gene encoding C-type lectin 37Db-like isoform X2, translating to MINISHFYTLPQCISNVDCGEKLACIDLKCQDPCPGPCHGNVTCEVLDHVPYCSCKPGFSGSPFTSCQRASPGNCSTTGIKVYKVERFIKVNWFAAIVHCQSHGWRLATIDSKEENDLIKEEIRKTRIRNNRFWTSGTNYAHGHWIWMVSGMPLPESTDWEPGEPNNAGDEHCIEFYEKNGNGYMWNDRGCFDEIYPICESFE from the exons CTCTACCTCAATGCATTTCCAACGTCGATTGTGGTGAAAAACTCGCTTGTATCGACCTAAAATGTCAAGATCCATGTCCTGGACCCTGCCATGGTAACGTCACCTGTGAGGTCCTTGATCATGTACCGTACTGTTCCTGCAAGCCTGGCTTCTCCGGCAGCCCCTTCACTAGCTGTCAGCGAG CTTCACCAGGAAACTGTTCAACAACTGGTATAAAAGTGTACAAGGTGGAGCGTTTCATTAAG GTCAACTGGTTTGCTGCGATAGTTCATTGCCAGTCACACGGGTGGAGGTTAGCTACAATAGATTCCAAGGAGGAGAATGACTTGATCAAAGAAGAAATCCGTAAAACAA GAATACGAAATAATCGGTTCTGGACTTCCGGTACAAATTATGCCCATGGACATTGGATCTGGATGGTTTCTGGGATGCCCCTGCCAGAGAGTACGGACTGGGAGCCTGGTGAACCTAACAATGCTGGGGATGAACACTGTATCGAGTTCTATGAGAAGAATGGAAACGGCTACATGTGGAATGATAGAGGTTGTTTCGATGAGATATATCCGATATGTGAATCTTTTGAATAG